Proteins from a genomic interval of Microbacterium phyllosphaerae:
- a CDS encoding GDSL-type esterase/lipase family protein produces the protein MTDRTVSAPLTDAKPRRRRWRRVVFGILGAAVGIVVIGGIGVNVYLGADIPALWAGKVEDVEDRFPDGRPQNGVLLTGSSYIEQWSTSEEDLAPLDTVNIGIGGTKIGDHAAYVDRLVVPFHPRAIVVYAGSNDISGLPFFSKSGEDVSERVAQYLETLHQKLPDAKIFYVAVTEAPIRAGVRDDIQKANSLISEFARTTDYVTFIDTAPVLLAEDGDIDESLFGPDNLHFNDKGYEKFSSAIRPVLIDSLG, from the coding sequence ATGACAGACCGAACCGTATCCGCACCTCTCACAGACGCGAAGCCACGGCGCCGGAGATGGCGACGTGTCGTCTTCGGAATCCTGGGCGCGGCCGTGGGCATCGTGGTCATCGGCGGCATCGGGGTGAATGTCTACCTCGGCGCAGACATCCCCGCGCTCTGGGCGGGGAAGGTCGAGGACGTCGAGGATCGCTTCCCCGACGGCCGACCGCAGAACGGAGTGCTCCTCACCGGAAGCTCCTACATCGAACAGTGGTCGACGTCTGAGGAAGACCTGGCCCCGCTCGACACCGTCAACATCGGGATCGGCGGCACCAAGATCGGCGATCATGCCGCCTATGTCGACCGACTCGTCGTGCCCTTCCACCCGCGTGCGATCGTGGTCTACGCAGGCTCCAACGACATCTCCGGCCTTCCGTTCTTCAGCAAGAGCGGTGAGGATGTCTCAGAGCGCGTCGCACAGTACCTCGAGACGCTCCACCAGAAACTTCCCGACGCGAAGATCTTCTACGTCGCCGTGACCGAAGCACCGATCCGTGCCGGCGTTCGCGATGACATCCAGAAAGCCAACTCGCTCATCAGTGAGTTCGCGCGAACGACCGACTACGTGACCTTCATCGACACTGCGCCTGTCCTGCTCGCCGAAGACGGCGACATCGACGAGTCGCTCTTCGGGCCCGACAACCTGCACTTCAACGACAAGGGATACGAGAAGTTCTCGTCTGCGATCCGGCCGGTCCTGATCGACAGCCTGGGGTGA
- a CDS encoding MarR family transcriptional regulator: MDPRTRALSAIEALSIGITVRSIPRVLAPLLTTDLTIQQLKALSVIVTTEEGATGAGLAQRFAVSMASMSKLVDRLVASGLAERETDLSDQRVRRIHATELGRAVVQELMAARPELGEDVLSRLSLEELEALETGLGAISRELRRD; the protein is encoded by the coding sequence ATGGACCCCCGCACGCGTGCCCTCTCGGCCATCGAAGCGCTGTCCATCGGAATCACCGTTCGGTCGATCCCGCGCGTGCTCGCGCCGTTGCTGACGACGGACCTGACCATCCAGCAGCTCAAAGCCCTCTCGGTGATCGTGACGACGGAGGAGGGGGCGACCGGTGCCGGGCTCGCGCAGCGTTTCGCCGTCTCCATGGCTTCGATGTCGAAACTCGTCGATCGTCTTGTGGCGAGCGGCCTTGCAGAACGTGAAACCGATCTGAGCGACCAGCGCGTGCGTCGCATCCATGCCACCGAGTTGGGCCGTGCGGTCGTTCAGGAGCTGATGGCCGCACGTCCAGAGCTCGGCGAGGATGTGTTGTCGCGACTGTCTCTCGAGGAGCTCGAAGCCCTCGAGACCGGTCTCGGTGCGATCAGTCGCGAGCTGCGCCGAGACTAG
- a CDS encoding NINE protein — protein MTDSTLTPPPGWYPDPDDAAGQRYWDGSSWGAGSDVKVPAALAVQKQKTLGKAYLWWFPLGIFGAHHFYMGRKVWGWITALTLNFLLLGWALDLLLMPMWLSHLEKDRRAVEEMREIWVQTSAEIKAAGRDIGSASAEVSRALGPAAAQAARKIGPATLAASSWITQAVRLGGLALNRDKTELSYGALAVPASMAQVSVMSGTATSRMSGSNVLGGAVLGGMLGHAGAGAVIGATARTNTTKIFIVVDFPGGQWVTETSHKNERYARRFAAKLNNL, from the coding sequence ATGACCGATTCGACGCTGACACCGCCGCCTGGCTGGTACCCCGACCCTGACGACGCTGCAGGGCAGCGGTACTGGGACGGGAGCTCCTGGGGCGCCGGCTCCGACGTGAAGGTGCCAGCGGCCCTTGCAGTTCAAAAGCAGAAGACACTCGGCAAGGCATACCTGTGGTGGTTCCCTCTGGGTATCTTCGGGGCGCATCACTTCTACATGGGCAGGAAGGTGTGGGGGTGGATCACTGCACTGACCCTCAACTTCCTGCTGCTCGGTTGGGCGCTGGACCTCCTGCTGATGCCGATGTGGCTGTCGCACCTGGAGAAAGACCGCCGCGCCGTCGAAGAAATGCGTGAGATCTGGGTGCAGACGTCCGCGGAGATCAAGGCGGCTGGGCGGGACATAGGCAGCGCGTCTGCGGAAGTGAGTAGGGCCCTGGGGCCGGCTGCCGCTCAAGCTGCGAGGAAGATCGGCCCGGCGACCCTAGCCGCATCATCCTGGATCACGCAGGCAGTTCGCCTGGGAGGTTTGGCGCTCAATCGTGACAAGACCGAGTTGTCTTACGGGGCGCTGGCCGTTCCTGCATCGATGGCTCAGGTGAGCGTCATGTCCGGCACTGCCACAAGCCGAATGAGCGGCAGTAACGTCCTCGGCGGCGCAGTCCTCGGCGGGATGCTCGGACACGCTGGAGCGGGAGCCGTGATCGGCGCGACCGCGCGAACGAACACCACCAAGATCTTCATTGTCGTTGACTTCCCGGGTGGGCAGTGGGTGACGGAAACCTCGCACAAGAACGAGCGGTATGCTCGTCGGTTCGCGGCGAAGCTCAACAACCTCTGA
- a CDS encoding YegP family protein: MTGAEATLFAAEVAAFVATAGLLWSVVSFFIVRRSQRATDAREQWSRRFEQAHALALSADSREAETGLLLIEKLSKDAWVTDEDRATAVTVLTSLAPTADSDTARVRESLLGSITDRAVARELTAAPAGPKAKFEVYTDRSGEHRWRLKFANGQVAAVSEGFASRQAVLRNIGSVRQQLQGGGGEIREVG, encoded by the coding sequence ATGACTGGTGCCGAGGCGACGCTTTTCGCCGCTGAGGTCGCAGCCTTCGTCGCAACAGCCGGTCTGCTCTGGTCTGTCGTTAGCTTCTTCATTGTTCGCCGTAGCCAGCGTGCCACCGATGCGCGAGAGCAGTGGTCGAGACGATTCGAGCAGGCCCACGCTTTGGCGCTCAGTGCAGATTCGCGAGAGGCCGAGACTGGGCTCCTCCTCATCGAGAAGCTCAGCAAGGACGCCTGGGTAACCGACGAGGACCGGGCAACCGCTGTCACCGTCCTGACTTCCCTCGCGCCGACCGCTGACTCGGATACCGCGCGTGTTCGGGAGAGTCTTCTCGGTTCCATTACGGATCGCGCGGTTGCCAGAGAACTCACCGCCGCTCCCGCCGGCCCCAAGGCGAAGTTCGAGGTCTACACCGACAGGTCAGGGGAGCACCGATGGCGGCTGAAGTTCGCGAACGGTCAGGTGGCCGCGGTCAGTGAAGGCTTTGCATCTCGGCAAGCCGTCCTTCGCAATATCGGGAGCGTTCGGCAGCAGCTGCAAGGCGGCGGTGGGGAGATCAGGGAAGTGGGCTGA
- a CDS encoding ATP-binding cassette domain-containing protein, with protein MHLTVSEITHAFGARQLFENLSLRVSSGEMMALMGPSGAGKSTLLSMIAGVAEPDAGSITFDSPHNPRIVWIVQSTPLLPRRTALENVRLGPLSEGLTLQEADSRALAAMQHLGVRHTATTKVFRLSGGERQRLAVARAVASSADVILADEPTASLDPATRSEVITALRVAANVGVMVIVSTHDMAVARLCDRVSNLADGALLTGTPQPAGTS; from the coding sequence GTGCATCTGACCGTGTCGGAGATCACGCACGCTTTCGGCGCGCGCCAGCTTTTCGAGAACCTGTCACTACGCGTCTCCTCCGGCGAGATGATGGCGCTGATGGGTCCGTCAGGAGCCGGCAAGTCCACCCTGCTGTCGATGATTGCCGGCGTCGCGGAACCGGACGCTGGCAGCATCACCTTCGATAGCCCGCACAATCCGCGGATCGTCTGGATCGTGCAATCGACCCCGCTCCTTCCCCGGCGCACCGCGCTGGAGAACGTCAGGTTGGGGCCGCTCAGTGAAGGACTGACTCTGCAGGAAGCGGACTCACGCGCCTTGGCCGCGATGCAGCACCTTGGCGTGCGGCACACGGCGACAACGAAAGTGTTCCGGCTCTCCGGCGGGGAGCGACAGCGCCTCGCCGTGGCGCGCGCTGTCGCTTCCTCCGCGGACGTGATCCTCGCCGACGAACCCACCGCATCACTCGATCCAGCCACTCGGAGCGAAGTAATCACCGCTCTCCGCGTCGCCGCCAATGTCGGCGTCATGGTCATCGTTTCCACCCACGACATGGCGGTCGCACGCCTGTGTGACCGAGTTTCGAATCTCGCCGACGGCGCACTGCTGACCGGCACCCCGCAACCAGCCGGCACCTCATGA
- a CDS encoding MBL fold metallo-hydrolase, with amino-acid sequence MSKRPRTYMRVLNVGDGACAVFTLPWEQSHFIVDCGATTRGKGVESARILSDALGESSRKVEAVLITHFDADHWAGILKFPTQWKAAPARPVTMRYPHLLPKRQGGKQQAAHLLLQAALVGASVTPITDIINAWRTAGATVHASPVKRGDSFTAAGEDWDVHWPPANTSVFVKVTRDNMHELADRIDGLAEKSPAFASAIDSVYEDWLTAERRSGLPDGTSSGSDVSAASVVRTLGLDEDELKTITRKLSAYANMLSVVHSTDFVINFGDCELTGLNALLRLQRKDSDLQSTYKVVFAPHHGTQIPRPSLQHAFPSARERLISQNGPQRLSKAQANVDVIAFKDMITLDKHINIHEHGHFYYPVR; translated from the coding sequence ATGAGTAAGCGTCCGCGCACGTATATGCGGGTACTGAACGTCGGTGACGGTGCATGCGCCGTCTTCACCCTCCCGTGGGAGCAGTCGCACTTCATTGTCGACTGTGGAGCGACCACTCGAGGCAAAGGAGTGGAATCGGCGCGAATTCTCAGCGACGCTCTTGGCGAGTCATCCAGAAAAGTCGAGGCAGTGCTCATCACACACTTCGACGCCGACCACTGGGCAGGAATCCTCAAGTTCCCGACACAGTGGAAGGCCGCTCCCGCCCGGCCCGTCACCATGCGGTACCCGCATCTCTTACCGAAGCGACAGGGCGGGAAGCAGCAGGCAGCGCATCTCCTGTTGCAAGCGGCGCTTGTCGGCGCGTCAGTCACTCCCATCACAGACATCATCAACGCGTGGCGCACAGCGGGAGCCACCGTCCACGCGAGCCCGGTGAAGCGTGGCGATTCGTTCACGGCAGCTGGCGAAGACTGGGATGTGCACTGGCCACCCGCAAACACATCTGTGTTCGTAAAGGTCACGCGAGACAACATGCATGAGCTCGCGGACCGGATTGACGGTCTCGCCGAGAAGAGCCCTGCTTTCGCGTCGGCAATCGACTCCGTGTACGAGGACTGGTTAACCGCCGAACGTCGATCCGGGCTCCCCGACGGGACCAGCAGCGGCTCTGACGTGTCGGCGGCGTCAGTGGTGCGCACACTCGGATTGGATGAGGACGAGCTCAAGACGATCACGCGGAAGCTCTCCGCGTACGCAAACATGCTGAGTGTGGTGCACTCGACTGATTTCGTCATCAACTTCGGGGACTGTGAACTTACAGGGTTGAACGCGCTCCTTCGGCTTCAGCGCAAGGACTCAGACTTGCAGTCGACATACAAGGTGGTGTTCGCGCCGCATCACGGCACGCAGATCCCTCGCCCATCGCTCCAACACGCCTTCCCGAGCGCCCGCGAACGCCTCATCAGCCAGAACGGCCCGCAGCGACTCTCGAAAGCGCAGGCGAATGTCGACGTCATCGCATTCAAGGACATGATCACGCTCGACAAGCACATCAACATTCACGAGCACGGTCACTTCTACTACCCCGTCCGCTGA